From a region of the Kwoniella newhampshirensis strain CBS 13917 chromosome 11, whole genome shotgun sequence genome:
- a CDS encoding tryptophan-tRNA ligase, which yields MSSLTPDQPSKSGAMTPGSIATQLSKLDLPAPTNLKLSLPSSAKSPSEPNTASTAPPTTSALSPLSAGTDDTGDISGPEPEAIVVARHKARSESMSEQLSERLAQMKLPQPERIFGPDEGESAAAKETSQGEGRQGVNPDEWEKLKLGEDYQVPEAVKEPVRMSHSRHASRAESALPKEPTIKETVEPSTSTSSGHDVAKEQKVTPFDVEGGVDSEGKSLGIDYEKLTKRFGATLIDQGLLDRFERLTGHKPHPLLRRGTFYSHRDLNIILDRYEKGQPFYLYTGRGPSTGSMHMGHLIPFMFTAWLQRVFDVPLVIQITDDEKYLLERDVKKQVELMKTIKAKKPIELLRYYKKMGQDNMKEVIACGFNPEKTFIFSNLSHMGGTFYENVTLMAKCITQSQSRNVFGFTESDNVGMFHFAAIQATPSFCNSFPQIFGTRDDIPALIPCAIDQDPYFLVTRDAADRLQYKKPALIHAKFLPALQGAGTKMSASKENTAIFVTDDAKKIAKKIKSHAYSGGGATQEDHKKNGGNPDVDIAYQYLSFFEEDDAKMESLAKEYRAGTLSTSEMKQACIDKLQEVVAEFQKNRAVVTDESLAYFQDPTRKIDPRPKSKTQAAATAAA from the exons ATGTCGTCCCTCACGCCTGATCAACCTTCCAAATCAGGTGCCATGACACCCGGTTCAATTGCCACACAGCTCTCCAAGCTCGACCTCCCAGCACCTACCAATTTAAAGTTATCTCTTCCCAGCTCTGCCAAATCTCCATCCGAGCCCAATACCGCCAGTACCGCGCCACCAACCACCAGCGCCTTGTCGCCCTTGTCTGCCGGAACAGACGATACCGGTGATATCTCGGGTCCAGAACCAGAAGCCATCGTTGTCGCCCGTCATAAAGCGAGGTCTGAATCCATGTCAGAACAGTTGTCGGAGCGATTGGCGCAGATGAAGTTGCCTCAACCAGAGAGGATCTTCGGTCCtgatgaaggtgaaagTGCGGCTGCCAAAGAGACCAGTCAAGGCGAAGGCAGACAGGGGGTCAACCCAGACGAGTGGGAGAAACTTAAGCTCGGAGAAGACTATCAAGTGCCGGAAGCGGTCAAGGAGCCCGTTCGGATGAGTCATTCTAGACATGCAAGCAGGGC CGAGTCAGCCTTACCAAAAGAGCCTACAATCAAGGAGACCGTCGAGCCCTCTACTTCTACATCCTCAGGTCATGACGTCGCCAAAGAACAAAAGGTCACCCCGTTCGATGTTGAGGGAGGAGTTGATTCGGAAGGGAAATCGCTTGGCAT TGATTACGAGAAGTTGACGAAGCGATTCGGAGCTActctgatcgatcaagGACTTTTGGACCGATTTGAGCGATTAACGGGTCACAAGCCTCATCCTCTATTACGACGTGGAACTTTCTACTCTCACCG AGatctcaacatcatccttgATCGGTACGAGAAGGGTCAACCGTTCTATCTCTACACAGGACGAGGTCCCAGTACCGGTTCCATGCACATGGGTCACTTGATTCCGTTCATGTTCACTGC CTGGTTGCAACGGGTGTTTGACGTCCCTCTGGTCATTCAGATCACAG ATGACGAGAAATACCTACTCGAGAGAGACGTCAAGAAACAAGTCGAACTCATGAAGACGAtcaaggcgaagaagccAATTGAACTCCTGCGATATTACAAAAAGATGGGTCAAGACAACATGAAAGAAGTCATTGCTTGCGGTTTCAACCCAGAGAAGAcattcatcttctccaatctTTCGCACATGGG CGGAACTTTCTACGAGAACGTCACCCTTATGGCTAAGTGTATAACTCAAAGTCAGAGCAGAAACGTTTTCGGTTTCACTGAGTC TGATAATGTTGGCATGTTCCACTTTGCCGCTATCCAAGCGACACCTTCGTTCTGCAATTCCTTCCCGCAAATCTTCGGCACTCGAGACGATATCCCAGCTTTGATTCCTTGTGCCATTGATCAGGACCCATAT TTCCTTGTCACTCGTGACGCTGCTGATCGCCTGCAATACAAGAAGCCCGCACTGATACACGCCAAATTCCTTCCTGCCCTTCAAGGTGCCGGCACCAAAATGTCCGCTTCCAAGGAGAACACTGCCATCTTTGTGACGGATGacgcgaagaagatcgccaagaagatcaagtccCATGCATACTCTGGAGGTGGGGCCACTCAAGAGGACCACAAGAAGAATGGAGGAAACCCCGACGTCGACATCGCTTATCAGTACTTGAGTTTcttcgaggaagacgatgcgaagatggagagtcTGGCGAAG GAATATCGAGCGGGCACACTTAGTACCAGCGAGATGAAGCAGGCTTGTATCGACAAACTCCAGGAGGTTGTGGCTGAATTCCAGAAG AACCGAGCTGTCGTGACTGACGAATCTCTCGCGTACTTCCAAGATCCTACCAGGAAGATCGACCCGCGACCTAAGAGTAAGACGCAGGCCGCTGCTACTGCTGCCGCCTAG
- a CDS encoding signal peptidase I, whose protein sequence is MFSSEIARFRKLGIQGLLFQALNFLTVVASGLMMWKGLCLFTNSESPIVVVLSGSMEPAFYRGDILFLTNPADVPYEVGDITVYKIPGGDIPIVHRVIESHITNTTQFLLTKGDNNDGDDIMLYGGIQWLERKHIIGKVRGFLPYVGYVTIAMNDFPQLKYALLGVVGLFLLIQKEQ, encoded by the exons ATGTTCTCATCAGAGATAGCGCGGTTCAGGAAGCTCGGGATACaaggg CTCCTGTTCCAAGCGCTCAACTTCCTCACTGTCGTCGCATCCGGTCTAATGATGTGGAAAGGTCTGTGCTTGTTCACCAACTCAGAATCACCGATCGTGGTCGTCCTCTC AGGGTCCATGGAACCTGCTTTCTATCGAGGCGATATCTTGTTTCTGACGAACCCTGCGGATGTACCGTATGAAGTGGGGGACATCACGGTGTATAAGAT ACCAGGAGGGGATATCCCAATCGTACATCGAGTCATCGAATCTCACATCAC AAATACGACGCAGTTTTTGCTCACAAAAGGAGACAATAACGACGGGGACGATATCATGCTTTATGGCGGCATTCAATGGCTGGAACGCAAACATATCATCGGCAAGGTCAGAGG GTTCCTTCCATATGTGGGATATGTTACGATAGCTATG AACGACTTCCCTCAACTGAAGTATGCATTGTTAGGAGTGGTGGGCTTGTTTCTATTGATACAGAAAGAGCAGTAG